From the Nodularia sp. NIES-3585 genome, one window contains:
- a CDS encoding FAD-binding domain-containing protein, translating to MRRDFSNRDELIAYLREQFPNAVERDDHISETVGGRKAAEKALQKVNPVDYAKTRNSLTGAVTRLSPYIRYGVLSLREIKDHVLEKVQDPNDASKLINELGWRDYWQRLYEKLGDRIWEDQEEYKTGYTPTDYADKLPADITAGTTGMVCIDNFSHELRSTGYLHNHIRMWLAAYIVHWRRIRWQAGAKWFLEHLLDGDPASNNMSWQWVASTFSHKPYFFNRENLERYTKGVYCRQCPLYGHCDFEGSYEELEQRLFPQGEFTKKPNSQSWQRGKKGKK from the coding sequence ATGCGACGTGATTTTAGTAACCGCGATGAGTTAATCGCCTACCTGCGGGAACAGTTTCCCAATGCGGTAGAACGTGATGATCATATTAGTGAAACTGTGGGAGGACGTAAAGCGGCTGAGAAAGCACTGCAAAAAGTTAATCCTGTGGATTACGCGAAAACACGTAACTCTTTAACTGGTGCTGTCACCAGACTTTCGCCTTATATTCGTTATGGGGTTTTAAGCTTGCGGGAAATTAAAGATCATGTCCTAGAAAAAGTACAAGATCCCAATGATGCTAGTAAATTGATTAATGAGTTGGGGTGGCGTGACTATTGGCAGAGATTATATGAGAAACTAGGCGATCGCATCTGGGAAGATCAAGAAGAATATAAAACTGGGTACACCCCAACAGATTACGCTGACAAACTACCAGCAGATATCACCGCAGGGACTACAGGAATGGTTTGTATTGATAACTTTAGCCATGAATTGCGGTCAACTGGCTACTTACACAACCATATCCGGATGTGGCTAGCCGCTTACATTGTCCATTGGCGGCGGATTCGTTGGCAAGCTGGAGCCAAATGGTTTCTAGAACACCTGCTAGATGGTGACCCAGCAAGTAATAATATGTCATGGCAGTGGGTAGCCAGCACTTTTAGCCATAAACCTTATTTTTTCAATCGTGAGAACCTAGAACGCTATACCAAAGGTGTTTATTGTCGCCAATGTCCTCTTTACGGTCATTGTGATTTTGAAGGTAGCTACGAAGAATTAGAACAACGACTATTTCCCCAAGGAGAATTTACGAAAAAACCCAATAGTCAAAGTTGGCAAAGAGGCAAAAAAGGTAAAAAATGA
- a CDS encoding Rieske 2Fe-2S domain-containing protein: MSSEFNFFQQWYPLSPVEDIDSTRPTPVTLLGIRLVIWKPKSSDTYQVFLDQCPHRLAPLSEGRVDEKTGNLMCSYHGWQFDFQGICTHIPQAEKPEIVTQNKESFCVISLPVRQANDLLWVWPDAKSAETAANTPLPLSPQVDADQGYVWSSYVRDLEYDWQTLVENVADPSHVPFTHHGVQGKRENATPILMEVVQSTPKLIEVVTAGRFKTTITFEPPCRLEYAINFGDSGDKKLGLVTYCIPVSPGKSRIVAQFPRNFAKRLHQLTPRWWSHINTRNLVLDGDMIVLHQQEKYLQQRQAVESWKTIYKLPTSADRLVIEFRNWFDQHCFGQLPWREVGIIVPPSPTINDNRAVLLDRYSQHTQLCSSCRNALKVIQRLQMGFLIYSISIIAGVALLPDALRIKLGLPLVITATLSMAAYSWLKFRLIPKFYFVDYIHPQKV; the protein is encoded by the coding sequence ATGTCATCTGAATTTAACTTTTTCCAACAGTGGTATCCTCTCTCACCTGTAGAAGATATTGACTCCACAAGACCAACTCCTGTTACTCTTTTAGGAATTCGTTTAGTTATTTGGAAACCTAAGTCATCTGACACTTACCAAGTATTTTTAGATCAATGTCCCCACCGTCTCGCCCCTTTGAGTGAAGGACGTGTTGACGAGAAAACTGGTAATTTAATGTGTAGTTATCATGGTTGGCAATTTGATTTTCAAGGGATTTGTACTCACATTCCCCAAGCAGAGAAGCCAGAAATCGTTACCCAAAATAAAGAAAGTTTCTGTGTAATTTCACTACCAGTTCGCCAAGCTAATGATTTACTTTGGGTTTGGCCTGATGCTAAGTCGGCAGAAACAGCAGCCAATACGCCGTTACCACTGTCACCTCAAGTAGATGCTGATCAGGGATATGTTTGGTCTTCTTATGTCCGCGATTTGGAATATGACTGGCAAACTTTAGTGGAAAATGTGGCAGATCCTAGTCATGTACCTTTTACTCATCATGGGGTACAGGGTAAGAGAGAAAATGCTACACCCATACTTATGGAGGTTGTGCAATCAACACCAAAGTTAATTGAAGTAGTGACTGCTGGACGCTTCAAAACTACAATCACTTTTGAACCTCCTTGTCGGTTAGAGTATGCTATCAACTTTGGCGACTCCGGGGATAAGAAACTAGGACTGGTGACTTACTGCATTCCTGTGTCTCCTGGTAAGTCAAGAATTGTCGCCCAATTTCCCCGTAACTTTGCCAAAAGACTCCATCAGTTGACACCCCGGTGGTGGAGTCATATCAATACCCGTAATCTGGTGCTGGATGGAGACATGATTGTTTTACATCAGCAAGAAAAGTATCTGCAACAAAGACAAGCAGTTGAAAGTTGGAAAACTATCTACAAGTTACCGACAAGTGCAGACCGTTTAGTAATTGAGTTTCGTAATTGGTTTGATCAGCATTGTTTCGGTCAGCTACCGTGGAGAGAAGTGGGAATTATTGTGCCACCAAGCCCGACAATTAATGATAACCGTGCTGTATTGCTTGATCGTTATTCCCAACATACCCAGCTTTGCAGTAGTTGTCGTAATGCGCTAAAGGTTATACAGCGCTTACAGATGGGATTTTTAATATACAGCATAAGTATTATTGCTGGTGTGGCTTTACTTCCTGATGCACTCAGAATTAAGCTGGGTTTACCTTTGGTAATTACGGCTACTTTAAGTATGGCTGCTTACTCTTGGCTGAAATTCCGGCTAATTCCTAAGTTCTACTTTGTAGACTATATCCATCCCCAAAAAGTTTAG
- the bcp gene encoding thioredoxin-dependent thiol peroxidase, producing the protein MTNIPQTGQPAPNFPTPDQNNQPVSLSDFSGQWVVLYFYPKDDTPGCTTEAKDFTDLSPDFSALGAKILGVSPDTQKAHCKFINKHSLSITLLSDPEHHLIEAYGAWRLKKFMGKEYMGVARSTFLISRDGIIAYTWPNVKTKGHAQAVLTKLQELAGTSNPQSA; encoded by the coding sequence ATGACCAACATCCCTCAAACTGGACAACCTGCGCCTAATTTCCCCACACCAGACCAAAATAATCAGCCCGTAAGCCTCAGTGATTTTAGCGGTCAGTGGGTTGTACTCTACTTTTACCCCAAAGATGACACCCCAGGCTGTACCACCGAAGCCAAAGACTTTACAGACTTGTCTCCAGACTTCAGCGCCCTAGGAGCAAAAATATTAGGCGTGAGTCCAGATACACAAAAAGCCCATTGTAAATTTATTAACAAACATAGCTTATCCATCACCCTGTTAAGTGATCCAGAACATCATCTCATAGAAGCCTATGGTGCTTGGCGCTTGAAAAAATTCATGGGTAAAGAATATATGGGTGTAGCCCGTTCAACATTTCTGATCTCACGTGATGGGATAATTGCTTACACTTGGCCTAATGTCAAAACCAAAGGTCATGCACAAGCAGTATTAACTAAGTTACAGGAATTAGCAGGCACTTCAAATCCCCAGTCAGCCTGA
- a CDS encoding restriction endonuclease subunit R: MVQVIPAQNITLAYLKEKFALNKSEDQQFFTEWFDSLPEISELEKQYLDRVKSNYLSLFETTPLLEEAVKMVVLSPLLDLAGFYRYPFHIATEESIEISETIIIDNERETESAQEIVKGKIDVLVIQNKLWILIIESKRSSFSLAKVIPQALTYMIAAPTSDYPVYSLIMNGEDFQFIKLIKQNKAIIYALSDRFTLYRHENELYKVLQIIMKLGQIFS, from the coding sequence ATGGTTCAAGTTATTCCAGCACAAAACATCACCCTTGCTTACTTAAAAGAAAAATTTGCGCTAAACAAATCTGAAGACCAGCAATTTTTTACGGAGTGGTTTGACTCTTTACCAGAAATTTCTGAATTAGAAAAGCAATACTTAGATAGAGTTAAAAGTAACTATCTCAGCTTATTTGAAACCACTCCTCTGCTAGAAGAAGCAGTAAAAATGGTAGTTTTGTCTCCCTTACTAGATTTAGCTGGGTTTTATCGTTATCCCTTTCATATCGCTACAGAAGAATCTATAGAGATTAGTGAAACCATAATTATTGATAATGAAAGAGAAACAGAATCAGCCCAGGAAATTGTCAAGGGTAAAATTGATGTATTAGTTATCCAAAATAAGTTATGGATATTGATTATAGAATCTAAACGCTCTAGTTTTTCTTTAGCGAAAGTAATACCTCAAGCACTTACTTATATGATAGCTGCCCCTACTTCTGATTATCCTGTATATTCGTTAATCATGAATGGGGAAGATTTCCAATTTATCAAATTAATTAAACAAAATAAAGCCATAATATATGCCTTATCTGATAGGTTCACTTTATATAGACATGAAAATGAATTATATAAAGTTTTACAAATTATAATGAAGCTAGGTCAAATCTTTAGCTGA
- a CDS encoding type I restriction endonuclease yields the protein MVQFIQAQNVGLAYLEETFGLQQAKNEVFFAEWWENLPGITDLEKQELDKIKSHFLRLAKYPPLSEETVKLVVLSPLLNLAGFYDEPFFMKSEQSIEISAEDKGEIIRGRIDVLVIQEQFWLLVIESKRSSFSLLEAIPQALTYMLANPHPEKAVFGCVTNGSEFIFLKFTQEKIPQYGLSDQFTLLKRKNELYEVLSILKNLSQILS from the coding sequence ATGGTTCAATTTATCCAAGCGCAAAATGTTGGACTCGCCTATTTAGAAGAAACATTTGGTCTGCAACAGGCTAAAAATGAGGTATTTTTTGCGGAATGGTGGGAGAATTTACCAGGAATTACAGATTTAGAAAAACAAGAGTTAGACAAAATAAAATCTCATTTTCTGCGTTTAGCAAAATATCCTCCTTTATCCGAAGAAACAGTAAAATTAGTTGTTTTATCACCTTTGCTAAATCTGGCTGGTTTTTATGACGAACCTTTTTTTATGAAAAGTGAACAATCAATTGAAATTTCGGCGGAGGATAAAGGAGAAATTATTCGAGGTAGAATTGATGTTCTGGTAATTCAAGAACAATTTTGGTTATTAGTTATTGAGTCTAAACGTTCTAGTTTTTCTCTTTTAGAAGCTATACCCCAAGCTCTAACTTATATGTTAGCTAATCCTCATCCAGAAAAAGCTGTGTTTGGATGTGTGACTAATGGTAGTGAGTTTATTTTTCTAAAGTTTACTCAAGAAAAGATTCCCCAATATGGTTTGTCTGACCAATTTACGTTATTAAAAAGAAAAAATGAATTGTATGAAGTCCTAAGTATTTTAAAAAACCTCAGCCAAATTTTGAGTTAA
- a CDS encoding cysteine desulfurase family protein, producing MSIRPIYLDCHATTPVDERVLAAMIPYFTEHFGNPSSIGHVYGWEAEAAVKQSREILAAAINATPEEIVFTSGATEANNLAIKGVAEAYFSKGQHIITVATEHSAVLDPCTYLKSLGFDITVLPVQPNGIIDLIELEKALRPETILVSVMAANNEIGVLQPLAQIGEMCRESNIIFHTDAAQAIGKIPLDVQRMKVDLMSLTAHKVYGPKGIGALYVRRRNPRVQIAAQQHGGGHERGMRSGTLYTPQIVGFGKAVGIALAAQETENQRLIQLRQRLWEQLSQLSGVHLNGHPTQRLAGNLNISVEGVDGAALLLGLQPVMAVSSGSACSSTSTAPSHVLTALGYSEKLAYASVRFGIGRFNTAEEIDTVAQQVISTVESLQSITARA from the coding sequence ATGTCTATTCGTCCTATATATCTCGATTGTCACGCTACTACGCCTGTAGATGAAAGGGTTTTAGCAGCAATGATTCCCTATTTTACAGAACACTTTGGAAATCCCTCTAGTATTGGTCATGTTTACGGTTGGGAAGCAGAAGCGGCTGTAAAACAATCACGGGAAATTTTAGCCGCAGCTATTAATGCGACACCTGAAGAAATTGTCTTTACAAGTGGTGCAACTGAGGCGAATAATTTAGCGATTAAAGGTGTCGCTGAAGCTTATTTTTCCAAAGGTCAGCATATTATTACTGTGGCGACAGAACATAGTGCAGTTCTTGACCCTTGTACTTATTTAAAATCTCTGGGTTTTGATATTACTGTTCTCCCAGTTCAGCCAAATGGAATCATTGATTTAATTGAGTTAGAAAAAGCCTTGCGTCCGGAAACAATTTTGGTTTCGGTGATGGCTGCAAATAATGAAATTGGTGTATTGCAACCTTTAGCACAAATTGGGGAAATGTGCCGGGAAAGTAATATAATTTTCCATACAGATGCAGCTCAAGCTATTGGGAAAATTCCCCTGGATGTGCAGAGGATGAAAGTTGATTTGATGTCGCTGACTGCACATAAAGTATATGGTCCCAAGGGTATCGGGGCTTTATACGTCCGGAGGCGTAACCCCAGAGTCCAAATTGCAGCCCAACAGCATGGCGGTGGACATGAACGAGGAATGCGTTCTGGGACTTTGTACACCCCCCAAATTGTCGGTTTTGGAAAAGCTGTAGGAATAGCTTTAGCAGCACAAGAGACGGAAAATCAACGCCTCATTCAACTTAGACAAAGATTATGGGAACAGCTTTCGCAGTTGTCAGGGGTTCACCTGAATGGACATCCTACCCAGCGACTAGCGGGAAATTTAAATATTAGTGTTGAGGGTGTAGATGGTGCAGCATTGTTATTAGGTTTACAGCCAGTTATGGCGGTTTCTTCTGGTTCTGCTTGTTCTTCAACCAGCACAGCACCGTCCCATGTATTGACAGCTTTGGGATACTCGGAAAAATTAGCTTATGCTTCGGTAAGGTTTGGAATTGGGCGGTTTAATACTGCTGAAGAAATAGACACAGTAGCACAGCAGGTAATTTCTACTGTTGAAAGTTTACAGTCCATTACAGCAAGAGCATAA
- a CDS encoding cyanophycinase, whose translation MTKVFPSIAKWLKTVGTMWMKMGAEIISRLKALLKPDFQDKTLDLRPPLPSPLAGPVHILGGGGPDVEEAIQWMINQIRGSTSYATKVNVVVLRTYGSDDYNRLIYDMQGVNYVETLVISNRQDANRPEILEKVKNAGIIFFAGGDQCEYIRSWKNTKLETAIESVYAKGGGIGGTSAGAMIQSDYVYDACASSEEGIETREALEDPYRDITFTYNFFPWSHLKGTVIDTHFDRRKRMGRIMAFIARQIQDGVSKTALGIAISEETSVVVDKYGMAKVMGRGAAYFVLGDHPPEECKPQTPLTFSDYKIWRVPRGDTFNLRDLPTRGYYLRSVKRGRFNSDPY comes from the coding sequence ATGACAAAGGTATTCCCAAGCATAGCAAAGTGGTTAAAGACAGTAGGAACCATGTGGATGAAGATGGGAGCCGAAATCATATCCCGTCTCAAAGCACTCCTGAAACCCGACTTCCAAGACAAAACCCTAGATTTACGTCCCCCCTTACCTAGCCCCTTAGCTGGCCCTGTGCATATTTTAGGTGGTGGCGGTCCCGATGTAGAGGAAGCTATTCAGTGGATGATTAATCAAATTAGGGGTTCTACTAGCTACGCGACTAAAGTTAATGTTGTCGTCCTTCGCACTTACGGTAGTGATGATTACAATCGGCTAATTTATGATATGCAGGGCGTGAATTATGTGGAAACTCTTGTCATTAGTAATCGACAAGATGCCAACAGACCTGAGATTCTGGAGAAAGTCAAAAATGCTGGCATAATTTTCTTTGCCGGCGGTGACCAATGTGAATATATCCGCAGTTGGAAAAACACCAAATTAGAAACTGCCATTGAATCAGTTTATGCCAAAGGCGGTGGCATTGGCGGCACCAGTGCAGGTGCAATGATTCAAAGTGATTATGTCTACGATGCTTGTGCTTCTTCGGAAGAAGGTATTGAAACCAGAGAAGCCCTAGAAGATCCTTACCGAGACATTACCTTCACTTATAACTTTTTTCCCTGGAGTCATTTGAAGGGAACCGTCATCGATACCCATTTTGACAGACGCAAAAGAATGGGTCGAATTATGGCTTTTATTGCCCGCCAAATTCAAGATGGCGTATCGAAAACCGCTTTAGGAATCGCCATTAGCGAAGAAACATCAGTTGTTGTCGATAAATACGGTATGGCTAAAGTTATGGGAAGAGGTGCAGCATATTTTGTCTTAGGAGATCATCCACCAGAAGAATGCAAACCCCAAACTCCTCTGACATTTTCCGACTACAAAATTTGGCGCGTTCCCCGTGGCGATACCTTCAACTTAAGGGATCTACCCACCAGAGGTTATTATCTCAGAAGTGTGAAGCGGGGGCGGTTTAATTCAGATCCTTATTAA
- a CDS encoding glycosyltransferase family 4 protein: MKILVLSWEFPPRIVGGISRHVAELYPELVKLGHEIHLITSEFGQASMYEVVEGIKVHRVPVSHSNDFFHWIVNLNQSMGHHSGKLILEEGPFDLIHAHDWLVGDAAIALKHNFKIPLIATIHATEYGRHNGIHGEIQRYIHHKEYLLAYNAWRIIVCTDYMRREIEQTLHSPGNKIDIIYNGIRPEKKQHDEGFHAQDFRRQFAADHEKIVYYVGRMTYEKGVSVLLNAAPQVLNSMAGDVKFVIIGGGNTEHLQHQAWYLGISQKCYFTGFLSDTYLDKFQTIADCAVFPSLYEPFGIVALESFASRVPVVVSDTGGFPEVVQHTRTGIVTQVNNPHSLAWGILEVLQHPGYRQWLIDNAYKDLAQRFNWTKLAKQTETVYQRVVQERSQVVWQ; the protein is encoded by the coding sequence ATGAAAATACTGGTGCTGAGTTGGGAGTTTCCGCCGCGGATAGTTGGCGGAATTTCCCGTCATGTAGCGGAATTATACCCGGAACTGGTGAAGCTAGGACATGAAATTCACCTAATTACCTCAGAGTTTGGTCAAGCTTCGATGTATGAAGTAGTCGAAGGCATAAAAGTGCATCGGGTTCCAGTGTCACATAGTAATGACTTTTTTCACTGGATAGTCAATCTTAACCAGAGTATGGGACATCACAGTGGGAAGTTGATTCTGGAGGAAGGCCCCTTTGATTTAATTCATGCTCATGATTGGTTAGTCGGAGATGCTGCGATCGCCTTAAAGCATAACTTTAAAATTCCCCTAATTGCTACCATCCACGCGACTGAATACGGGCGACACAATGGTATTCACGGTGAAATTCAACGCTATATTCATCATAAAGAATATTTGCTCGCCTATAACGCTTGGCGAATTATCGTTTGTACAGACTATATGCGGCGAGAGATAGAACAAACGCTACACAGTCCTGGTAACAAAATAGATATTATCTATAACGGTATTCGACCAGAAAAAAAACAGCACGACGAAGGCTTTCATGCTCAAGATTTTCGCCGCCAATTTGCCGCAGACCATGAAAAAATTGTGTATTATGTTGGTCGCATGACTTATGAGAAAGGCGTATCTGTATTACTTAATGCTGCACCTCAAGTCCTGAACTCAATGGCAGGTGATGTAAAATTTGTCATTATTGGTGGTGGAAATACTGAGCATCTTCAGCATCAAGCCTGGTATTTGGGAATTTCGCAAAAGTGTTACTTTACAGGATTTCTCTCGGATACTTACTTAGATAAATTTCAAACTATTGCTGACTGTGCCGTGTTTCCCAGTCTCTACGAACCCTTTGGTATTGTGGCTTTAGAAAGTTTTGCCTCTCGCGTTCCAGTTGTAGTATCAGATACAGGGGGATTTCCTGAAGTAGTGCAACATACGAGAACAGGCATTGTGACCCAGGTAAATAATCCCCATTCCCTCGCTTGGGGGATTTTAGAAGTTTTGCAGCATCCTGGTTATCGACAATGGTTGATTGATAATGCTTACAAAGATTTAGCGCAACGCTTCAACTGGACAAAATTAGCCAAGCAAACAGAAACAGTTTATCAGCGAGTCGTACAAGAGCGATCGCAAGTTGTCTGGCAATAA
- the lepA gene encoding translation elongation factor 4: protein MTDVPADRIRNFCIIAHIDHGKSTLADRLLQATGTVDERKMKEQFLDNMDLERERGITIKLQAARMNYKAKDGQEYVLNLIDTPGHVDFSYEVSRSLVACEGALLVVDASQGVEAQTLANLYLALEHDLEIIPVLNKIDLPGAEPDRVISEIEEIIGLDCSGAILASAKEGIGINEILEAVVERITPPKDTIDATLRALIFDSYYDTYRGVIVYFRVMDGTIKKGDRVYLMASEKEYVIDELGVLSPTEMQVEELHAGEVGYFAAAIKAVADARVGDTITLTKAKAVEPLPGYTEAKPMVFCGMFPIDADQFEDLREALGKLELNDAALKYEPETSSAMGFGFRCGFLGLLHMEIVQERLEREYNLDLIITAPSVVYRVVTLAGEELYIDNPSRLPAPNERQKIEEPYVQVEMITPETYVGSLMELSQNRRGVFKDMKYLAQGRTTLTYDLPLAEVVTDFFDQMKSRSRGYASMEYHIIGYRENPLVKLDIMINGDPVDSLAMIVHRDKAYNMGRSMAEKLKELIPRHQFKVPIQASIGSKVIASEHIPALRKDVLAKCYGGDISRKKKLLQKQAKGKKRMKSVGTVDVPQEAFMAVLRLDQS from the coding sequence ATGACTGATGTTCCCGCAGATCGCATTCGCAATTTTTGTATTATTGCTCACATTGACCACGGGAAATCTACCCTCGCTGATCGCTTACTGCAAGCCACTGGCACTGTAGATGAGCGCAAAATGAAGGAACAGTTCCTTGACAACATGGATCTTGAACGGGAGCGCGGCATTACAATTAAGCTGCAAGCTGCCCGGATGAACTATAAAGCTAAGGATGGTCAGGAGTATGTATTAAATTTAATTGATACTCCGGGTCATGTGGATTTTTCTTATGAAGTGTCCCGTAGCCTTGTGGCTTGTGAAGGGGCGCTGTTAGTAGTAGATGCGTCTCAAGGTGTAGAGGCACAAACTTTAGCTAATTTGTATTTAGCTTTAGAACATGACCTCGAAATTATTCCGGTCTTAAACAAAATCGATTTGCCTGGGGCAGAACCAGACCGGGTAATTAGCGAAATTGAAGAAATTATCGGTTTAGATTGTAGTGGTGCGATTCTGGCTTCTGCTAAAGAGGGAATTGGCATTAATGAAATTCTAGAAGCAGTTGTAGAGAGGATTACACCACCAAAAGACACCATAGATGCAACCTTAAGGGCATTAATTTTTGATAGCTATTACGACACTTACCGAGGAGTAATTGTTTATTTCCGGGTGATGGATGGCACAATCAAAAAAGGCGATCGCGTTTATTTGATGGCATCGGAGAAAGAATACGTCATTGACGAATTAGGCGTGCTTTCTCCTACAGAAATGCAAGTTGAAGAACTCCACGCTGGGGAAGTAGGCTATTTTGCCGCAGCCATTAAAGCTGTAGCCGATGCGCGGGTGGGAGATACCATTACCTTAACTAAAGCTAAGGCTGTAGAACCCTTACCTGGTTACACAGAAGCTAAACCAATGGTATTTTGTGGGATGTTCCCCATTGATGCTGATCAGTTTGAAGATTTACGGGAAGCGTTAGGAAAACTGGAACTCAATGATGCGGCGCTCAAATACGAACCAGAAACTTCTAGCGCCATGGGCTTTGGCTTTCGTTGTGGGTTCTTGGGATTACTGCACATGGAAATTGTCCAGGAACGCTTAGAGCGAGAATATAACCTGGATTTAATTATTACAGCGCCTTCGGTAGTTTATCGGGTAGTGACCCTGGCAGGTGAAGAATTGTATATAGACAATCCCAGCCGCTTACCCGCACCCAATGAACGGCAAAAAATTGAGGAACCCTATGTCCAAGTAGAAATGATTACGCCGGAAACCTACGTCGGCAGTTTGATGGAATTGTCGCAAAATCGGCGGGGCGTTTTCAAAGATATGAAATATCTCGCCCAAGGACGTACCACTCTGACCTATGATTTACCTTTGGCGGAAGTCGTGACCGACTTTTTCGACCAGATGAAGTCGCGATCGCGCGGTTATGCCAGTATGGAATATCATATCATTGGCTACCGGGAGAATCCCTTGGTGAAGCTGGATATCATGATTAATGGCGATCCCGTTGATTCCTTGGCGATGATTGTTCACCGAGATAAAGCCTATAACATGGGACGGTCAATGGCGGAAAAACTCAAAGAACTGATTCCGCGCCATCAATTTAAAGTGCCAATTCAGGCATCAATTGGCAGTAAAGTCATTGCCAGTGAACATATCCCCGCTTTGCGAAAAGACGTACTAGCCAAGTGCTATGGTGGGGACATCAGCCGGAAAAAGAAACTTTTGCAGAAACAAGCCAAAGGTAAAAAGCGGATGAAATCTGTCGGTACGGTAGATGTACCCCAGGAAGCTTTTATGGCTGTGCTGCGCTTAGATCAAAGTTAA